The following nucleotide sequence is from Flavobacteriales bacterium.
AATTGTTTTCTTCGATCGGTATGTGGATAATCACTACATGCTTTAGGTCGCACAGAATATATTGAGCAGTAGTTCTCTTTATCAATAAAGGGGCATGGCGCCGAGTTTAACACGTAGTCGTTTTCATCATCGAGATGAAGGTATGTATCTATGAACTTTCCTGGTTTTAGTCGGAGCGATTTAGAAATGCGCTCAATATCATTATAAGTAAATACGGGACTTGTTGTTTTGCAACAGTTGCCGCATGTGAGGCAGTCGGTGTATTCAAATACTTCTTCATGCGCGTTATGAAATAGGCGATCAAGTTCACCTTCTTTCAGGCTACCAAGCTTTTGGGCTAGCCGTTTGTTCACCTTCTTCTTGGATTTCCCCTTTTGTCTAATATTCTCGCTGAATTCCATACTGCTTGTAAAATTACGCAGATAAGAATTAATGTATAAAATGGGGCCGAAGCTTTAATGTATAAGAAAATGCTTCAATGCAGGGCTATTTTATTCGCCTAATACGATTTTCTTATTGCGCAGAATATTACGAAGATCAACGGGTATTGTAAGAAAATATGAAAAGTGTCAGGTTTGCTGATGTAGCTGCTGAAAGGGAGCTAGAATCTATCAGTAAATGAGATAGGCTAGTACCATTCACAAAAAGATATCCGTATGATAATCAAAATAATAAGCGGTTAGATATGAAAATGGGAAAATTGTTGTTAGGTTTTGTTTCAGTTGCTGTTGTGCTTTCTAGATGTGATAAAGAGTATACAATCGAAAGAGATGATGTTATTCGGTTTGACAGGAATCTTACTGTATATCAGAATACGGTTGTATTTAATGATACTGTTTTAGATCCTTATAGCACCGAAGAATTAGCGCAATACGCCGATCAGAGAGATCAAATACAGCGATTTGGTGTAACGGATATTCAAGTAAGGGTATTTAGTTGTAGCGAGGACCATGCGGATAATAAAATTGAAGGATATATTACTATGCACGGTGAATCATCAGACATATATGAGTTGGAATTGTACAGTAATGGTGATGAGTATAAAGACGGACAGAGTCACTCTATCATATAGCCTAGATTTAAATAGTACTTCTGGATCTGCGGCTTTCACGAGTTTTTCGGATGAAATTAAAGCGAGTAATTCATTAACAATAAATTCAGAATCATTGAGTGTTACAACGGATACATTGGCTTGCTCAGTTAGCTTTTACGTGTATTTTACAATTAAGTAATTTAAGAATTGTGCGATTTACAAATCTTAATTTAGAGGGACAATCTCTTTCCCCATTTCATTAATTAGACCAACCTTATTACCGAGTTTAATTTCGGCCCGTCCATTCTTAAATGGTCGAATTACATCGTATCTAGGGCGAACCACTTCATAACCATAATCGTCAATAAAGCCAACCTTTTTACCGATATATACAAATGCCCTACCCTCGTTAAAATGTTTAATTTCACTGTATTTGTTAGGAACCACTTGTCCGCCTTTTTCATCAATAAATCCGTACCTCTCTCCTATTTTAACTTTCGCCCACCCTTCTCTATATTGATCAAAGGGTTCTATAGAATTATATATTGGCTTAACAATTTGTCCTCCTGCTTGGTCAATAAACCCATATCGTAAACCGATTCTGATTTTTGCCCAGCCTTCTTGATATTCATTATAGGGTTCGATGTTATTATATATCAACTTAACTATTTCAATACCCTGCTCATTGATATATCCTTGTTTATCACCAACATGAACTTTTGCTTTACCGTCTACAAATTTTTCGACGGTGTAATACTTTAATGGAACTATTTCTTCACCTAGTTTATTAATAAATC
It contains:
- a CDS encoding YkgJ family cysteine cluster protein encodes the protein MEFSENIRQKGKSKKKVNKRLAQKLGSLKEGELDRLFHNAHEEVFEYTDCLTCGNCCKTTSPVFTYNDIERISKSLRLKPGKFIDTYLHLDDENDYVLNSAPCPFIDKENYCSIYSVRPKACSDYPHTDRRKQFQLLDLNLRNTEVCPAIFDMFEKIRKEI